One genomic region from Scylla paramamosain isolate STU-SP2022 unplaced genomic scaffold, ASM3559412v1 Contig96, whole genome shotgun sequence encodes:
- the LOC135098968 gene encoding 26S proteasome non-ATPase regulatory subunit 10-like — MPRVSVCLVTVAAGKGHHHLLRCLLQAGLNIEGGGTIDRTPLMEAAGKGHNQTVKALLTLGANPLATDSKGEAVLSRPVHAASHRGHVEVLEQLAGAGWPLTARDSDGDTPLHHAAAGGSVTCQEWLEQRGGDPRVQNKAGHTPRDKLVEELRTALEGPINEDLFSIVRQKCKISNT, encoded by the exons GGGTGTCGGTGTGTCTGGTGACTGTGGCTGCCGGCAagggccaccaccacctgctgcgTTGCTTACTGCAGGCGGGGCTGAATATAGAGGGTGGAGGCACCATCGACAGGACACCGCTGATGGAGGCTGCCGGGAAGGGCCACAACCAGACAGTGAAGGCACTGCTGACCCTCGGTGCGAACCCTCTGGCGACGGATAGTAaaggtgaggctgtgctg TCACGCCCGGTGCACGCCGCCAGTCACCgtggccacgtggaggtactggagcagctggcgggtgctggctggcccctcaccgcTAGGGACAGTGATGGCGACACACCCCTGCACCATGCTGCGGCGGGCGGCAGTGTGACATGTCAGGAATGGCTGGAGCAGCGAGGTGGTGACCCGCGCGTGCAAAACAAGGCAGGACACACACCCAGGGACAAG TTGGTAGAAGAACTTCGGACAGCTCTTGAAGGTCCCATCAACGAAGATCTCTTCAGCATTGTTCGCCAGAAATGCAAGATTAGTAATACATGA